Genomic DNA from Kluyveromyces lactis strain NRRL Y-1140 chromosome C complete sequence:
TTCAAGTATCTGGTCtctgttctttgttttcaaagatgtaaacaattccttcaaagagtCAACTGTAGAAACATGCATGTTCTTTGCTTTAGTAGCCTTATTCCTGGATCTCTTAGCTTTAATCAGCAATAATGCTGCCTTGGACGATTGTGATTTATAGTCATCTTCAGATTCGGACGAAGAGTTCAGTTCAATAACATTTTGTGGACTATTTTTCATAGTAATGGCAATAATCCCATTCATATTAGTAACAACACTCTTCTGTTTCGTGACTAACTCTTGAGTAGATGCcatatctttcaattcatcagCATCATTTTCCTCATCTGAAAGATCTTCTGCGTTGGATGACTCCGAATCATCAAAAGCTGCAATGAACTGTTCAGGGAGGTATTTCTTTCGGACAGCCTTTAATGGTGCTACAGGTAAATGTGGTTCTTCTATAGTATCTTTTATAAGAGGCACGGCTTTCTCCTTTTCAGCAACATCAAGTTGAGTAGCGACCACTTTTTGCTCATTCTCTATTTGAGTTCCATTTGGTTTAGTTGCCAGTAGTCCTTCATTGTTGTTTGTTGTCAACTTAAATGTAAACGAAGTATTTCGAAAGGAAGTTTCTTTACTGTGCAGCAATTTACTTTCGGTTGCAGCTTTATCAAGAGTGTGTTCATCTGGTGTAGTCTGTGTAATTTCCTCATTGTTCAATTGTGTGTCTAAATCTTGCTGTTGTCTATCAATGGTTCTGTTGGTGCCCTCCAGTGCCTGAGTATTTACTTGAGTCTTTGCCAGccaagatgaagagaatgTAGGAATTAATTGTGTCTGAGATATTGGATGTTTTTTCTGTTGGATTTCCACTTCACGCTGCTTTGGTACTGCAGCAGTTTCACGCATTGCCTCAAACTCATCGTCCAACTCTTTACCTTCATACAAATCGGTATCACTGTAGAAGAATGTGCTTTTTTTACTGTTATCAATTGCCGAAGCAGTGCTATCATCTGAATCTCCATTTAGTCTCTTTTTGACTCTTTCAAGCAGATTCTCTGCTAGAAACTTGTGCTCTCCCACGTTCagctcttcatcttctgcaTCGTTCGCTTTAGAATATGTTTTGCCTTTCTTTTTATGAATGCCAACGTTCAAATCATCTAGTAGGTCCATTCTGCACTTGATAATGTGCCGAAGTGTTTGCAAGGTGTTGAATTCCTTTAATAAAACGGTTATAATAATGCCTTACCTGGTAACATTATCGTGCTTATAAGATTGGGCTGCGAGCCTTAAATATTTACGCGTTTTctcatttttcttttcaaaaaacCTTCTTGATCGTACGTACTATATTTTTGTCACACCGCAGGTTTTGACATAAGGAAAAGCAAGAACGTTGCTGGCATGAATGATAGTTAGTGAAAAGCGTATACGTGGTCCATAAATATAATCGTAAAGTGTCTACTGGGACGATTTTTGAACAAAGCAACTGGTTGAAACTTAACTTAAAACTATATTTCTTAATTTGAGTCATGAGAAAAGGATGGAAACGCgattatataataaaataCTTACTAGCGCTTTAATCGGTACGCTGTCTTTTCCTGTCTCCTAAAGAGCTCTTTGtagattttgaaattgagCTTTTGTAGTCGGTTTCTTTTGGTGCAATAAAATCCTTGGCTCTCTCgctttccttttcagcGTGTTTAGCGGCTTGTTGTTCCCTGCGCTCATGTAACTTTTTGACTTCCTTCTCCCTCTTGCTCAAGAAATACTCACCGGACTCAATCTCCAAATCAACCTTTCTAGGTAATTGTGCAGGTGGGAATGGTGtgtatattttcttctccttgatcttctttggtttctttcttgcaacatttctcttcttgaacATAGGTAAAAATCTAGACCAGTCTTCCTCGGCTAACTCAGGCTTCTTAGCAAGTTCTCTCTTTATCATGAGTTCTTTGATATGGTAAATAGGATGTACGTTTTTCATACAATCTTCGACGACACGGCGTACTTCCTTTAATCCTTTATATGGTCCCATTACTGAGACAGTATTACCTTGGACAAGAATATAACATTTTGTTAGAAGCTCCAAGGCTTTCAAAGTGTTACCATTAGGACCCACTAGTCTCTGCCTTCTTTTCACGAACCTTTCTTTATTAGAAACAAAGTTACCAATCTTTATAACATCACAGGCAACATCGTCTTCTAGGATTTTCACTGCTTGTGGGAATGGCACAGATCTGGCCAAAAGTTTAATCAAATCACGAGCCTTCAAGATTACTGCTGGATCATACGTTTTTCTTGTAGTCTTTACAGTCATAGAACCTTCAACTAAATTCAATTCGCATGCAATATGATGTGCATCGAGAGACCTCGTAACGTCTTTCCAAACTGATTTCAAGTACGCTTCTCTGTACTTTGGAAATAGAGTCATAAAACTGGATTCTTCAGCAAAAGGAAGGCCAGACTTGTTGTCCTCGGGTTTAAACTCCTCGATATTCCATTTGTCAACCTCGTCCGTATCCCAAGGCTTGTCTTTATTATGAGTAGAGACCATCTTTCAACTCACGACTAAATCAATATCTACCTCTTTTTCCGATACTTGTGAGTTCGCAAAATTGTCTGTTGGCCTTTAGTACGCTTCAAGCTAAACTAGGGTTTTATAAGCGGATACTGAAGACAATGTGGTGCAGTGAGGCCAtgtcatctcatctcatctcatctcatcgcatcaCTTATAATT
This window encodes:
- the KRR1 gene encoding ribosome biosynthesis protein KRR1 (highly similar to uniprot|P25586 Saccharomyces cerevisiae YCL059C KRR1 Essential nucleolar protein required for the synthesis of 18S rRNA and for the assembly of 40S ribosomal subunit); translated protein: MVSTHNKDKPWDTDEVDKWNIEEFKPEDNKSGLPFAEESSFMTLFPKYREAYLKSVWKDVTRSLDAHHIACELNLVEGSMTVKTTRKTYDPAVILKARDLIKLLARSVPFPQAVKILEDDVACDVIKIGNFVSNKERFVKRRQRLVGPNGNTLKALELLTKCYILVQGNTVSVMGPYKGLKEVRRVVEDCMKNVHPIYHIKELMIKRELAKKPELAEEDWSRFLPMFKKRNVARKKPKKIKEKKIYTPFPPAQLPRKVDLEIESGEYFLSKREKEVKKLHERREQQAAKHAEKESERAKDFIAPKETDYKSSISKSTKSSLGDRKRQRTD